From the genome of Bradyrhizobium sp. G127:
CGCGACAGGTTGCGGCGTACCGCCGCCGAGAAGATCAATCAGAAGATCGGATGCAATCTCACCCATCCGTTCGGTGGGCATCTTCACGGACGTGAGCTGTGGATAGAGCATGGTTGCAACAGGCGCGTCATGCAGGCCCATCACCGAGACATCGCGGGGAATTTGCAGACCTGCCTCATGCAAGACAGCCATGGCACCGGCCGCAGTGACGAGGGTTGCGCCGAGAACCGCTGTCGGCTTCAGTGCAAGAAGGCTACGCATGGCATCGGCGCCGCCTTCGGCCGTATATCCGGCGACAGCGACCAGTTTTGAATCGAACGGAATGCCGTGACGCTCGAGCCCATCGCGATATCCGGCGAGACGCTCGCCCGCATTGAATCCGCCGGGCCGACCCGAAAGATGCGCGATACGCCTGTGGCCCATCTGCGCCAGATGATCGACCGCGATAGCCGCGGCCGCGCGGCTGTCCAGCACGACACAATACGGACTGCCCGGCAATCGCCGGTTGAGCAGCACGAACGGCGTATGCGTGGACTCCAGTTCCTCGCGCAGCAGGCCATCATCATCGAGACTGGCGACCAGCAGTCCATCGGCACGGTTGCCGTGGGACAAGCGATGATACACGGCGTCTGTCGCACCCGACTCACGATGCGCTATCAATAAAGAGTAACCATGTCTTGCGGCGGATTTTTCCGCGCCACGAATGGCAGACGAGAACACCGGGTTGTCGAGTTGCGGAACGATCAGGCCGAGTGTTCGGCTGCGCGACGTCCGCAAACCCTGTGCAAGCGTATTCGGCGAATAATCAAGGCTGCGTGCGCTCGCCAAAATACGCTCGCGCGTCTCCGCCCGGATACGCTGACTTTCTTCGCCGCGCAACACCCGTGACGCGGTGGAAATATCCACCCCCGCCATACGCGCGACGTCGGCTAATCTCGGCCTCATTGATTGCAAGAAGTCCCAGTTGCATCCAAGCAGCGAGCCTAGTCTTGAAGACTATATAAAACAAGCAATCGCGCTCTGAGAATCTGTCGGAACGGCTGATGCCCGGAGCTGTCTATGCGATTTGTATTGGCCGTCTGCATACAAGATCGATCTCGATCAGGGCATCGTAAGCCAGACCGGTGACGCCGACGCATGTACGCGCCGGCAGCCGGCCTTCGGCGAAATAACTTCGATACGTCTCGTTCATCGCCGCATAGTCTTGCTTGAAGCGCGTGAGATAGATCCGCGCCATGACGACATGTTCAAAGGCAAGATCAAGGCCGGTCAGCACTCGCCTCAAATTCTCCATGACGGCGCTCGTCTGCGCCACGATGCCTTCCGGCAACCGGCCCGGCGCTTCAGGCGTATCCGGCATCTGGCCGGTGACGAACACGAAACCATCGGTCTCGACAGCATGGCTAAATGGCGCCACAGGCTTCGGCCCGCTTGCGATCATGTGAAATTGCAATGGTCAATCCCTGGTTTGTGGCCTGCGATAAGCGGTATCGAAGAGTCGCTTGCTGAGAATCGCATGGACGCCCCAGTTGCCATCGACGACCTGGGTCACGCCGAAATCGACACCGGCCGACATCAGCGCGATCGCTTCGTCCTCGCTCAGTCCTTTGATGTTCATCAGAAAGCGGCGCATCTTTCGGAAGGCATCCTTCATCGCGAGATCCAGCGATGATGTCGCATAGACTTCGCTTTGTCCCTTGGCCCCGAATTCGGCGAGATAGTTTGGATGGCTGAAACCAGTCAGTACCCAGTCGGTTTCGGTCTCGATCAGCGGATAGGTCAGGTCGGCGAATGCCTGACCCGCAAGGTCCGCCTTCTTGTGCAGAATCAGTTGAAAGGTACCTGTCATCGAACATTCGATGGCGGTGCCCCCCAATTCGCCATCGCCCTGTGTCGCGTGAGGATCGCCGACCGACAGCAGCGCGCCCGGTACCGAGACCGGCAGATAGACCGTCGATCCCTTACCGAGCCGCCAATTGTCAAGATTTCCGCCGAAATAGGAAGGCGGCACCGAGTCAACAAAATCGGCTTCGCGCGGCGCAACAGCAATGACACCGAAATGGGGACGCAGCGGAATGCTGATACCGTCGAGGACATCATGCCGCCGCTTGACCGTGCCGGGTGCGACCGGAACGCCCGGATAATCATAGGTTCTGTGAACAACGCCGAACGGATCAGTCTGCGGCTCCCACCGGTAGGAATACAGAGCGCGCGCATGCGGCGCACCGTCATGATCGAATATCTCGTAAATCGTCACGACTTCTCGCGGCTTCGAGTCGTCGAGAAATTCGTTATAGTGATAACCCCACCATGCCGCGACGCTGCTGCCAAAAACTTGCCCCGCGAAGTCGCGATTGCGGCTCGGCCTTGGAACAATGTCGAGTATGCGGACCTCAAGGACGTCACCGGGTTGAGCGTCCTTCACTGCAACCGGGCCCGTGCAGATGTGAACACCGAAGCCTTCGCCAGCACCGCGGCCGTAAACAGACGCATCGATTGGTCCCGCGCCGCGACGGTCGACGTTCTTCCGATCGCGGGTCCAGTGAAACACACTCTCGGCTCCGGCATCCCCAGCGATCATGCGTTCCGGGTCATCCGACGCATGCTGGGTCAGCGTCTCGATTGTGATCGTATCGCCGGAATTGACCTCAATCTGTGGCTGCAAGGAGCGGCTGAAGTAGCCCCAATGTACCCGCTCGGCTTCGACGGACAAATGATGATGGTTGTGACCACATTCAGCGTTCGACGGGAGACAATCGCTGTCGGCACTAATTCGGCGACCCGGGGGTGCCACGTGATGGTTGCGCAATTGCGTTAGCGCGGCCTGAGGCCAGCCGCGCTGCCCGGCGACGGGCGATGATGCCGAGGCGCGCTCGATTTCATGCTGACGAAACTCGCGCGGCGACAGTCCGAACCGGTTACGGAACGCACGGCTAAAATACGCCGAGTCGTTGAAACCGCTGCGATAGGCGATCTCCGAAATTGAATGATGCGCCTCGGCAGGGTTCGACAGATCGGCCCAGGTTCGCTGAAGGCGGCGTTCGCGTATATAATGGGTGAAGCTATTGCCGGTGCCTTCGAACAACTTCTGAAGGTAGCGTTCGGAGATGCCCTCGGCATCCGCAACCTTGGCCGGGGCAAGATCTGGATCGCCGAGTTTACGTTCGATCGTTTGATAGACCCGATACAGAATCGCGGCCTGTGTCACGCTGCCACTGGAATCAGACGTCGGCAGGGCATTACGCATGAAAGTCGGGAGCAGATCAGCAAGGCTTTGCGAGACAGCGGACCATTCAGGGTTGGACAACATCTCGAGCGACTGCGCTGTCGCCCCGAGCATTCGGGTGAAAATATCGGTGAACCCGCCGGGCGGTAGCACTTTGACTTCACCGAAGGCCGGGCCGCACAGTTTGCGGCCATGAAATGCGTCAGACGTGACGGACAAAACGATAGCCCGCATGTCGCGCTGGAAGGCAACGCTCCAATCGCCACGACGCGGCAACAGCAGCAGATGCGCGGCCGATACGATCTGGTGGCCGCTGCCGGTTTTCAACGCGACGCCCTCCTCGATCGGCATCAGCACCAGTGGCAAATCGTCAGCAAGATGATGCAGCGGGGAGATGGCCTGCGCGCCCGCCGACAGCTTCGCCATCACGACGCCTTCGGAACTCCGCCGCGATGCCGTCGCATAGCCGCGGTGGACGCTCGTGGCAGCTGAGGGCTGGAGGCCGACCGCGGCGAGAACGTCGCGCCACGCCTCTGGCCGGGCGTCTTCGGAATAGGACTCACTCGTGAACGGGCGAAAACTCATCAAACGGCCCCCAATAGGCCGAATCAAGCAACCTCCATGCCAGAGGCCCGGCACGGATTGCCCGATCTGCTGCGTCGAATGCGCCCAGACGACTCCTTCGCCATGTCCGAAACTCATTTGAGATCAGATGTTTAATCGCAACGGAATACACTCTTGCGGATGGTGCCGTGGACGCCCCAATTGGCGTCCACCACCTGTGTGACTCCGAAATCCGCGCCCACCGACATCAGAGAGATCGCCTCATCCTCGCTCAGCTTGTGCACGGTCATGAGAAACCGGCGCAGCTTGCGGAACGCGTCGCGCATGGCGCGGTCGAGGCTGGAGTGGTTGACGATTTCAGCCTGCGCGTCGGCACCGAGTTCCGCCAGGTAGTTGGCATAGGTGAAGCCGTAAACCGACCAGGCCTGCTCGGTCTCCAACATCGGATGGGTCAGTCCTTCGAGCGGCGTGCCACCTAGATCGCGATGCTTGTGCAGGATGAACTCGAAATCGCCGGTCAGCGACGTCTCGATCGCTGTGCCGCCCAGTTCGCTGTCACCCTGCGCGGCGTGCGGATCACCGACCGAGAAGAATGCGCCCGGCACCGCGACCGGATAATACATCCGCGCCCCCTTCCCGACGCGCCAGTCGTCGATATTGCCGCCGGTGTAGCTCGGCGGAATCGAACTGACATAATCCTGCTCCGACGGCGCCAGCCCCATGGTGCCGAAGTGGAGCCGTGCCGGCACCTTGACGCTGGTGAGAATGTTCTCTCGCTTGCGGATCGTGGTGTGATCGACGCGCACGCCGGGATAGTCGATGGTGGGATGCACGATCCCGTCCGGATCGGTCTGCGGCGTCCAGACGTAATTATAGACAGCCTTGGCGAAGGGTTCGCCCGTGGTGTCGAGTTCGAAAATCGTGACCACCTCGCGCGGCTTCGGCTCCTCGATCAGATCGTGATAATGAAAGCCCCAATTGGCCGCGACATTCGAACCGAAACACTTCCCGGCATAACACGCCTTGCAGGCAGGCCGCGGCCGCACATCGAGGATGCGGACCTCCAGCACATCGCCAGGTTCCGCATTTTCAATCGCCACCGGGCCCGTCAACAGGTGAACGCCGACGCCTTCGCCTGAGCCGCGGATGAACGGTCCTTCGGCCGGACCTGAACCACGGCGAGCCACTGCCTTGTGCTCGCGTGTCCAGCGAAACACGCTTTCGGCGCCGGGATCGTCGGCGATCATGCGCTCGTAGTCATCGTTGGCGTGATGGGTCAGCGTTTCGATGGTCGCGCGGTCGCCGGATTTCAGCGTCAGCGCGGGCGCGACCTTCTTGCTGAAATAGCCCCAATGGACCGTCTTGGGAGATACCGGAAGAAGATGATGCTTCATGCTGACAACCTCAGGCAACAATGAACGAACAGCGGATTTTGGATTGCAGGAGAGCCAACCCCTGCGACGGCGGCGGGAATAGTCATGCTTTCTCACCCTCCATCACGCTGAGGAAACGCTGCGTGACAGGGTTGCGTGGGTTGGTCAGAACCTCATGAGCCGGTCCTTCCTCGATGATCGAGCCGCCGGACAGCAGCACGACGCGGTCCGCCACCTCGTCGGCAAAACGCAACTGATGCGTCGAGATGATCATCGTCAGCCCGTCCTCAATGGCGAGGCGGCGGATCACCTCCAGCACTTCATTGACCAGTTCGGGATCAAGCGCAGACGTCGGTTCATCAAGCAGAAGCACGCTGGGATTGGGCGCCAGTGCGCGCGCGATCGCGACACGTTGCTGCTGTCCGCCCGACAGGTGGCGAGGCAAGGCATCGGCGCGATGACTGAGGCCGACGCGATCCAGCAGTTCGCTCGCACGCTTGTCGGCATCGACGCGGGAAATGCCGTGCACCCAGCGGAGCGGTCCTGCGACATTTTCCTTCGCAGTGAGATGGCTGAAAAGATTGAACTGCTGAAACAACATGCCGATGCCAAGCTCGGCGCGTTCATTGGCCAGCGCACGCGGGGCAAGAGCATTGCCTTGCAGCCCGAAGCCGATGCGGCGACCGCCGACCACAATCGTACCGGCATCCCATGATTCGAGATGATTGATACAGCGGAGCAGCGTGCTTTTGCCCGAGCCGGACGGGCCGAGCAAAGCCACCACCTCGCCGACCCGCACATTGAGGTCCACACGATCGAGAACGATCTGCTTGTCGTAGCGCTTGTGCAGTCCTGCGACTTCGACGGCCACGGCGTTGCGGCTGAGCATCTCGGCGCGTTTCGCGCGATCGACAAGCTCCAGCTTCGGCTTCGCCGGCGGCAATTCGGCGACGCCGAGATCGGTCACTTTTTCGCCGGGCGCGTCAGTTCCCAGCGGTTCATCGAGCGGCTGGAAGCGATACCACGGCAACAGCCGCATCAGCCGGTTTGACGTACTCTTGCGATCGAGATCGAGCCAATTCTCAATGATGAGCTGGATCGCGGCAATCGCTCCGGTCAGACACAGATAGATGAGACCGGACGCGAAGAAGATCGAGAAGAAATCGAATGTCGATGACGCGAGTTGGGTCGAGCGCAGCGTCAGCTCCTGGACTGCGATCACCGACGCCAGCGACGAATTCTTCAGCGCGCTGACGGTTTCGCTGCCAAATGCCGGGATCATGGAGCGGATCGCCTGCGGCGCGATGATCCGGCGCATCAGCACCGACGGCGTCATGCCGAGCGCCTGACCTGACAGCAATTGCCCGCGATCGACGCCGAGCACGCCGGCGCGCAGGATTTCCGAAATGAAAGGAGCCTCGTTGGCGGCAAGCGCCAGACCGGCGGCAAGGATCGCGGGGAGCTTGATGCCGATGTGCGGCAAGGCGTCGTAGGCGAACACCATTTGCAGGATGAGCGGCGTGCCGCGAAAGATCACGCTGTATCCCCGCGCCAATGCAGCCAGCAGCGGGAAGCGGCTGAGCTGCATGGCGGCGAGGATCGTTCCCATGATCAGCCCGCCGATCAGCCCCAGGGCAGTCACCTGAAGGGTGACCTCAATGCCCTGAAGCAGATACGGCATGCTGAGATAGTGGAGAAACAGTTCCATTACTGAAGAACCGGCCGCCTTACTTCACCACCAGGAGGCCCGGCTCCATGAGATTGTTCGGATCGAGATTCCACTTCTTGAGCAGCGCAAGCTGATCTCCCGACTTGTAGATTTCGGTGAGCGCATCCTTCACCGCGTCGCGGAATTTCGGCTTGTTCTTCGGAACGGCGATACCGACCGAATAGGGAATCGTCACCGCGATCGCCTTCTCGAGTTTGTCGGGATAGGCCTTCACTGCATTGTCGACCGTGTTGACGTCGTTGACATAGGTGTCGGCACGCCCGGCAAGGATCGCCTGAATACAGTTGGCATTGTTGTCATAGAGCTGGATGGTCGGCTCCGGCTTGCCTGCCGCCTTGCACTGCGGCGCCAGGGCCTGAATCAGCGGCACTTCGACATAGCCAGTGTTTTCGGCTGCCGCCGCACCGCACATCGATAGATTGATGCCGTCGATTTTCTTTGGATTTCCCTTGGCGACCAGCACGCCGTCGAAGACCTTGGAATAGGTGATGAAGTCAGCAGCCTTGGCCCGCTCTTCTGTCGCGTAGATGTCCGAGATCACGATGTCGGCCTGGCCGGCGGCAAGCGTCGTCAGCAGCGCCGCAAAAGTCACAGCCTTGTAGGTCAGCTTGAAGCCGAGGCATTCGCCGATCGCTTCGCCGAGATCGATGTCGAATCCGACATACTTGCTGGGATCCTTGGGATCGATCGATTCATAGCCAGGGGTATGCGGATTGATGGCATTGACAAGCGTTTTGCCCTTCCAGTCGGGGTATTTTTCCTGCAAGGCAGCACAGGCAGCCGGTGTGGCCGCCTCCGCCTTCGTGGGGACACCAAGGCTCGTGATAAGAACTGTGCCAAGAACAGCGCTACGCAATCCCGCAGCATAAAGCCGCCGCAGCGGCACTCTCGTGAAAAAACGCGTCTGCATCTGGTTTTCTCCTTCGACGTTGTCATGGCTGCGCCATGTTCCAAGCTCGAAGGAAGCGTAGTGTCAGATGTCAGGGACGGCTTGTCCCAGAGCGCACTAAAAGTTGGATCGCCCCGCGTCACGAAATAGGCAAAAGCTGCAAAAAATTTAGCCACCCACCACTTTCGAGACCTGCGGCCAACCTGAACAAGTCAGGCTGGCCGCAAGCTTAGGGATTCATCTACTTCATCGTTGGCATGACAAACTCAGGCCCCTGACCGATGCTTGTCGGCCAGCGGCTGGTGACGGTCTTGAGCCGCGTATAGAACCGAATTCCCTCCGGGCCGTGCATGGAATGATCGCCGAACAGCGACGCCTTCCATCCACCGAACGAATGGAATGCCACCGGTACCGGAATCGGCACATTGATGCCGACCATGCCGACACGGATGCGGTGCGCGAACTCGCGGGCCACGTCTCCATTCTGCGTGAAGATCGCAGTGCCGTTCCCGTACTCGTTGTCATTGATCATTTTCGCCGCCGCCGCGTAGTCGGGCGAACGCACTACACCGAGCACCGGGCCGAAAATCTCTTCCTTGTAGATCTTCATGTCCGTGGTCACGTGATCGAACAACGTGCCACCGATGAAGTAGCCGCCCTCGTTGGAACGGAAATCGCGGCCATCGACAACCAGCTTCGCGCCTTCCGCAACGCCGGAATCGATGTAACCCCGAACCTTGTCGAGATGCTGCCGGGTTACCAAAGGCCCCATTTCGGATTCCGCATTGAATCCGGAACCGACCTTCAAGGACCGGATTTTCGGCTCCAGCTTCGCGATCAAAGCATCCGCCGTCTTCTCGCCGATCGGAACCGCAACCGAAATCGCCATACAGCGCTCACCAGCAGAACCGTAAGCTGCACCCATCAGCGCATCAGCCGCCTGATCGAGATCCGCATCCGGCATCACGACCATGTGGTTCTTGGCGCCGCCCAACGCCTGACAGCGCTTACCTGTGCTTGTTGCGGTGGAGTAGATGTAGCGTGCGATCGGCGTCGATCCCACAAAGCTGATGGCCTCGACATCCGGGTTCAGAAGCAGCGCATCGACCGCTTCCTTGTCGCCATGCACGACATTAAACACGCCGGCGGGAAGACCTGCTTCGGCCAGCCACTGCGCAATGATCAGCGCTGCGGACGGATCGCGCTCGGACGGCTTGAGGATAAAGGTATTGCCGCAGGCCAGCGCTACCGGAAACATCCACATGGGCACCATGGCCGGGAAATTGAACGGAGTGATGCCCGCGACAACGCCGAGCGGCTGGCGCACGCCAAAGCTGTCAACGCGCGTGCCGACATTCTCGCTGACTTCTCCCTTCAGAAGCTGAGGGGCACCGACCGCAAACTCGACGACTTCCAGCCCGCGCTGAATTTCGCCCTTGGCATCCGACAACGTCTTGCCGTGCTCGGAGGTAATCACTGCGGCGAGGTCATCGATTCGATCTTCGGCGATCCGCAGAAAGCGGTTGAGAATCCGGGCGCGACGCAATGACGGCGTATCGCCCCAGCCTTCCGCTGCCGCGCGCGCGGCAGCCACCGCCGCATTGACCTCGGCCGTGCTGGCGAGGCCGACCACCGCGGTCTGCTCGCCCGTCGCAGGATTAAAGACCGGCGATGTCCGACCGCTACGGCCAGCGACAAGTTGGCCACCAATATAGTGCTTGATTTCCGAAGCCATAGAAACTCTCCCTCTGATATTTCGACGGTCTTTGCGCGTCTCTTCGGCGGCGGACAACGTGAAGTATTGCGGCTTCGATGTGCAGCAAATAGAGTCATCCAATGGATTGGGACAAAGTTCGGATTTTTCTCGAGGTCGCGCGCACCGGCCAAATCCTTGGTGCGGCCAAGCGCCTCAAACTCAATCATGCGACGGTGGCGCGCAAGCTGACCGCGCTGGAAAAGGACCTCAAAACAAGGCTGGTAAACCGCCAAACGACGGGATCGTCGCTGACACCATCAGGCGTCGCGCTGCTGGCCGCCGCGGAACGCGCGGAATCCGAACTCCTGCGCGTGGGGTCGCAACTCACGTCCGTGGCTGAGAAGGTTTCCGGAACGGTGAGAATCGGTGCTCCCGACGGTCTTGGAAACTATTTTCTGGCCAATCAGCTCGGCGCATTTGCGGCGGCAAATCCCGCGCTTGTCGTGCAGCTGGTCGCCCTGCCGCGAACGTTTTCACTGGCCAAACGCGAAGCGGATATCGTCGTCACGCTCGAACGTCCCACTGAAGGCCGGCTAATTTCCACGAAACTCACCGACTATACATTGAGCGTCTATGCGTCAGACGATTACCTGAAGCGGGCTGCCACCATTCAGAAGCCGAACGACCTGGCCGATCATCTGCTCATCACCTACATTCATGACATCATCTACAGCCGCGCGTTAGACTATGCTTCGACGCTCGGCGAACTGGTGACCCGCCGTTACGAATGCGGCAGCGTGGTCGGACAGGTCGAGGCCGTTCGCGCTGGACATGGCGTCGGCATCCTTCATGACTACGCCGCCGAACGTTATCCGGAATTGAAGCGAATTCTGCCCGGCATCCGCTTCACCAGAAGCTATTGGCTCGTTTCTCATCCCGATACGCACGAAACCCGCAAGGTCCGGGAAGTCCGCCGCTATATCGTCGCCAAGGTCCGCGAAGCGCGGAGCCAGTTCATCGTGGCCTAACGGTGCCGACTTCTGTCGACGCCGATAAGCTAAGCTGCGCTGTTCGCGCTTTCCGAAACGATCGCGCCAAACTTGGCGAAGAACTCGCCAGCAAGCTTCTTTGCGGTAGAATCGATCAACCGGCCGCCCAGCTGAGCCAGTTTACCGCCGATTTGCGAGTCGACCTCGTAATGCAGGATCGTTTCATTGTCCCCGATGGCTTCCAACCTGATCGCGGCACCACCCTTGGCGAAGCCCGCAACCCCGCCAGAGCCTTCTCCGGTAATCTTGTAACCGTTCGGCGGATCGAGATCGCTCAGGGTCACCTTGCCGCCGAACGTCGCCTTCACCGGCCCGACCTTGATCACTACTTTCGCCGTCATCTCGGTCGGCGACGTCATGTCGAGTTCCTGGCAACCCGGAATGCATTGCTTCAGAACCTCTGGATTGTTGAGGGCCATCCAAACCTTTTCCCGCGAAGCTGGAATACGCTGGCTGTCATTCATTTGCATGGGAGCACCCGGATCAAAAGGAAAACAATTCAGACTGCGCAGTAGCGCTCCTGGATGGATTTATCGGCCAGCAGAGCCGCCGCGCTGCTTTCGTAAACCACCTCGCCCTGATCGATAACAATTGCCCGGTCGGCGAGACGCAATGCCCATTCCACATTCTGCTCGACCAGCAGGAGCGTGACACCTTGATCTCGCAGGCGGCGGAACAGCACGCCCATCTCTTCCACCAGCACCGGCATGATGCCTTCGGAAGGCTCATCAAGCAGGATCATTTTCGGCTTAGCGATGGTCGCGCGGGCAATGGCCAGCATCTGCTGTTCGC
Proteins encoded in this window:
- a CDS encoding LacI family DNA-binding transcriptional regulator, translating into MRPRLADVARMAGVDISTASRVLRGEESQRIRAETRERILASARSLDYSPNTLAQGLRTSRSRTLGLIVPQLDNPVFSSAIRGAEKSAARHGYSLLIAHRESGATDAVYHRLSHGNRADGLLVASLDDDGLLREELESTHTPFVLLNRRLPGSPYCVVLDSRAAAAIAVDHLAQMGHRRIAHLSGRPGGFNAGERLAGYRDGLERHGIPFDSKLVAVAGYTAEGGADAMRSLLALKPTAVLGATLVTAAGAMAVLHEAGLQIPRDVSVMGLHDAPVATMLYPQLTSVKMPTERMGEIASDLLIDLLGGGTPQPVAPLPPDGLVIRASTGPALR
- a CDS encoding RidA family protein, which translates into the protein MQFHMIASGPKPVAPFSHAVETDGFVFVTGQMPDTPEAPGRLPEGIVAQTSAVMENLRRVLTGLDLAFEHVVMARIYLTRFKQDYAAMNETYRSYFAEGRLPARTCVGVTGLAYDALIEIDLVCRRPIQIA
- a CDS encoding acetamidase/formamidase family protein, whose translation is MSFRPFTSESYSEDARPEAWRDVLAAVGLQPSAATSVHRGYATASRRSSEGVVMAKLSAGAQAISPLHHLADDLPLVLMPIEEGVALKTGSGHQIVSAAHLLLLPRRGDWSVAFQRDMRAIVLSVTSDAFHGRKLCGPAFGEVKVLPPGGFTDIFTRMLGATAQSLEMLSNPEWSAVSQSLADLLPTFMRNALPTSDSSGSVTQAAILYRVYQTIERKLGDPDLAPAKVADAEGISERYLQKLFEGTGNSFTHYIRERRLQRTWADLSNPAEAHHSISEIAYRSGFNDSAYFSRAFRNRFGLSPREFRQHEIERASASSPVAGQRGWPQAALTQLRNHHVAPPGRRISADSDCLPSNAECGHNHHHLSVEAERVHWGYFSRSLQPQIEVNSGDTITIETLTQHASDDPERMIAGDAGAESVFHWTRDRKNVDRRGAGPIDASVYGRGAGEGFGVHICTGPVAVKDAQPGDVLEVRILDIVPRPSRNRDFAGQVFGSSVAAWWGYHYNEFLDDSKPREVVTIYEIFDHDGAPHARALYSYRWEPQTDPFGVVHRTYDYPGVPVAPGTVKRRHDVLDGISIPLRPHFGVIAVAPREADFVDSVPPSYFGGNLDNWRLGKGSTVYLPVSVPGALLSVGDPHATQGDGELGGTAIECSMTGTFQLILHKKADLAGQAFADLTYPLIETETDWVLTGFSHPNYLAEFGAKGQSEVYATSSLDLAMKDAFRKMRRFLMNIKGLSEDEAIALMSAGVDFGVTQVVDGNWGVHAILSKRLFDTAYRRPQTRD
- a CDS encoding acetamidase/formamidase family protein yields the protein MKHHLLPVSPKTVHWGYFSKKVAPALTLKSGDRATIETLTHHANDDYERMIADDPGAESVFRWTREHKAVARRGSGPAEGPFIRGSGEGVGVHLLTGPVAIENAEPGDVLEVRILDVRPRPACKACYAGKCFGSNVAANWGFHYHDLIEEPKPREVVTIFELDTTGEPFAKAVYNYVWTPQTDPDGIVHPTIDYPGVRVDHTTIRKRENILTSVKVPARLHFGTMGLAPSEQDYVSSIPPSYTGGNIDDWRVGKGARMYYPVAVPGAFFSVGDPHAAQGDSELGGTAIETSLTGDFEFILHKHRDLGGTPLEGLTHPMLETEQAWSVYGFTYANYLAELGADAQAEIVNHSSLDRAMRDAFRKLRRFLMTVHKLSEDEAISLMSVGADFGVTQVVDANWGVHGTIRKSVFRCD
- a CDS encoding amino acid ABC transporter permease/ATP-binding protein (The N-terminal region of this protein, as described by TIGR01726, is a three transmembrane segment that identifies a subfamily of ABC transporter permease subunits, which specificities that include histidine, arginine, glutamine, glutamate, L-cystine (sic), the opines (in Agrobacterium) octopine and nopaline, etc.); this translates as MELFLHYLSMPYLLQGIEVTLQVTALGLIGGLIMGTILAAMQLSRFPLLAALARGYSVIFRGTPLILQMVFAYDALPHIGIKLPAILAAGLALAANEAPFISEILRAGVLGVDRGQLLSGQALGMTPSVLMRRIIAPQAIRSMIPAFGSETVSALKNSSLASVIAVQELTLRSTQLASSTFDFFSIFFASGLIYLCLTGAIAAIQLIIENWLDLDRKSTSNRLMRLLPWYRFQPLDEPLGTDAPGEKVTDLGVAELPPAKPKLELVDRAKRAEMLSRNAVAVEVAGLHKRYDKQIVLDRVDLNVRVGEVVALLGPSGSGKSTLLRCINHLESWDAGTIVVGGRRIGFGLQGNALAPRALANERAELGIGMLFQQFNLFSHLTAKENVAGPLRWVHGISRVDADKRASELLDRVGLSHRADALPRHLSGGQQQRVAIARALAPNPSVLLLDEPTSALDPELVNEVLEVIRRLAIEDGLTMIISTHQLRFADEVADRVVLLSGGSIIEEGPAHEVLTNPRNPVTQRFLSVMEGEKA
- a CDS encoding ABC transporter substrate-binding protein — translated: MQTRFFTRVPLRRLYAAGLRSAVLGTVLITSLGVPTKAEAATPAACAALQEKYPDWKGKTLVNAINPHTPGYESIDPKDPSKYVGFDIDLGEAIGECLGFKLTYKAVTFAALLTTLAAGQADIVISDIYATEERAKAADFITYSKVFDGVLVAKGNPKKIDGINLSMCGAAAAENTGYVEVPLIQALAPQCKAAGKPEPTIQLYDNNANCIQAILAGRADTYVNDVNTVDNAVKAYPDKLEKAIAVTIPYSVGIAVPKNKPKFRDAVKDALTEIYKSGDQLALLKKWNLDPNNLMEPGLLVVK
- a CDS encoding CoA-acylating methylmalonate-semialdehyde dehydrogenase produces the protein MASEIKHYIGGQLVAGRSGRTSPVFNPATGEQTAVVGLASTAEVNAAVAAARAAAEGWGDTPSLRRARILNRFLRIAEDRIDDLAAVITSEHGKTLSDAKGEIQRGLEVVEFAVGAPQLLKGEVSENVGTRVDSFGVRQPLGVVAGITPFNFPAMVPMWMFPVALACGNTFILKPSERDPSAALIIAQWLAEAGLPAGVFNVVHGDKEAVDALLLNPDVEAISFVGSTPIARYIYSTATSTGKRCQALGGAKNHMVVMPDADLDQAADALMGAAYGSAGERCMAISVAVPIGEKTADALIAKLEPKIRSLKVGSGFNAESEMGPLVTRQHLDKVRGYIDSGVAEGAKLVVDGRDFRSNEGGYFIGGTLFDHVTTDMKIYKEEIFGPVLGVVRSPDYAAAAKMINDNEYGNGTAIFTQNGDVAREFAHRIRVGMVGINVPIPVPVAFHSFGGWKASLFGDHSMHGPEGIRFYTRLKTVTSRWPTSIGQGPEFVMPTMK
- a CDS encoding LysR family transcriptional regulator; translation: MDWDKVRIFLEVARTGQILGAAKRLKLNHATVARKLTALEKDLKTRLVNRQTTGSSLTPSGVALLAAAERAESELLRVGSQLTSVAEKVSGTVRIGAPDGLGNYFLANQLGAFAAANPALVVQLVALPRTFSLAKREADIVVTLERPTEGRLISTKLTDYTLSVYASDDYLKRAATIQKPNDLADHLLITYIHDIIYSRALDYASTLGELVTRRYECGSVVGQVEAVRAGHGVGILHDYAAERYPELKRILPGIRFTRSYWLVSHPDTHETRKVREVRRYIVAKVREARSQFIVA
- a CDS encoding carbon monoxide dehydrogenase subunit G, with product MQMNDSQRIPASREKVWMALNNPEVLKQCIPGCQELDMTSPTEMTAKVVIKVGPVKATFGGKVTLSDLDPPNGYKITGEGSGGVAGFAKGGAAIRLEAIGDNETILHYEVDSQIGGKLAQLGGRLIDSTAKKLAGEFFAKFGAIVSESANSAA